From Prosthecobacter vanneervenii:
AAACTACTCCGCCGCCAGCCGCATCAGCCAGTGGAACAACGTGCTGGACGCCCTCGGCGGCGGCAGTGTAAAGCGCGCGGAGAGCGCCGGCAACCGCCCGCTCTTCAATGGTGCCGTCTCCATGAACGTGCCCACCCACGCGGGCTCCATCAATGACATCGCCCGCCTCTTTGCCGGCATGGATTCCTCCTACAGCCAGACGCCTGCGGTTGCCGCACACAAGGTGCGCATGGACAATCTCTGGGCCAGGCACCAAAACGTCCATCGCGGCCCCCTCCAGGCCTGGGCCAGCGAGGAGATCCGGGACATCCGCTACGCCAATGCGCTCTTCTACCCCTTCAGCGGTCCGGACTTCCTCTTCGCCAGCGCCCTGTTTCCCTCGGCGGAAACCTACGTTCTCGCCGGCCTCGAGCCCGCCGAGCCGCTCCCCCGCCTCAGCTCTCTCTCCCAGTCAGAGATCGACCACGGCCTCACCGGCCTGCACAACGCCGTCTCCACCATCATGCAGAGCGGCTACTTCATCACCACAGAGATGCGCAGCAATCTCCAGGCCACCCGCTTCCGCGGCGTGCTGCCCCTGATGATGGCCTTCATGGCCCGCACCGGCCACACCGTTGACTCCGTGGACACTGTCCGCCTCGATGGCGCGGGCAATGTCACCCTGGCAGGCTCCTCCGGAAACACCGGGCTCATGATCCGCTGCCACACCCCCTTTGGTGCCTCCAAGCGGGTCTTCTACTTCCGCCAGGACCTCTCCAACAGCGGCGTCAGCGAAGGCGGTTCCTTCCTCACCTTCGTCTCCCGCCTCGGCCGCGTGCCGGCCTTCCTCAAGAGCGCCTCCTACCTCATGCACGAGGACGGCTTCTCCCACATCCGCAACTACCTCCTCCGCCACAGCAGCGCCATCGTGCAGGACCCCTCCGGCATCCCTTTCCGCGACTTCGGCCGCCACGGCTGGAATCTCTGGCTCTACGGCAACTACCAGGGCACCCTCGCCATCTTTGGCAGCGGCTGCCAGCAGCCCGACCTCGTCCACGCCTACTCCTCCGGCCAGTATCCGGTCAAGCCTCTCAGCTTCGGCATCGGTTACCTCATGAACCCCCAGGCCACCTGCCTCATGGTGGGCCGCCCCACCCGCTAGACCTGTTCTCGAAAAGAATGTCCGATTGAACCGGCGAGCGCAGCGGCCCCAGTGGCAAGGCGGGAGCGCCGCCTGCTATTTAAAAATAACAGGCAAGCGACCAACGCAGCCAATGGGCCGCTCCGCCGCTCGGGCAATGTGACAGGCTTTTCGAGAACAGGTCTAAGGCCGAAAGGCACACTTTTGGTTGACGCCAGAAAGTCCTAGGCTACTATCGCGACCCCAAATTTTTTCCCAGCACTCATCATGGCTACCATCTGTCAAATCACCGGCGTCGGCGTCACTCGCGGCCACCACATCCATCGCAGCGGTAAGGCCAAGAAAGAAGGCGGTATCGGTCGTCACATCACCAAGCGCGTGAAGCGCGTGATCCTCCCGAACCTCCGCAGCAAGCGCATCTTCGTCCCCGAACTCAACAAGTACGTGGAAGTGAAGCTGACCGCCCGCGCCCTCAAGACCCTCGACAAGAACGGCGCTTACGTCACGCTCAAGAAGGCCGGCCTGATCTAATCAGCCCCCTCTGCGTTCCCCCTTTCAGGCGGATCTGGCTTCCAGATCCGCCTTTTTTCGTAATCTGGGGAATGGGGCGAATAACCAGCGCATCTCCACAATGGGCCATCAGAGTGGTCCGCACAGTCCTCTATGCAGCGCTCCGCTGATGAAGGTTATACCACGCACAGCTGAAAACGGGTCTCATGGGTGGAAGCCAGCAGCCCATGCGGCCAGCCAGCGCTCTGGCGGAGAGGGATCGTCCCGATCCCTCACGCGCACACATCGCCCTGCATTCTCGCGTCTCCACAAAGCCGAGCCTCCCACAGATCATCCAACGCCATCGCACATCCGCGAACAAGCTGCGGGTGGGGGTATCAAGATGTTCCCCCTCCGTCGGCTCGTGCCTCCACCTTCAGACCCGTTTTCAACTGATCGTGGTATTACCGCTTCGTTGCTGGCAAGACACCCCTAGGGAGACGCTGAATAAATCCCAGATCGCAGGGGGGTGAAAATCACACTGAAGTGATTCGGAAGGTATTCTCTGCGGTCTTCTAATCTCTCGCGGTGTTAAATCAGTGGTTCCCTACCGGTGATGCCCCGAAATCGTGGCACCACCCTGCGTCGCCACTCCCGGCACCACGCCGCTTGGCTGTCCAAAGAACGTCGTCCCGTTGACATTAAGATTCGTGTAGCCCAGCGTCGGGCTGTAGCTCACTCCTGGTGCGCCATAAAAGATCGTGCCATTGCTCTGCGGCACATACACACCACCCGTGCCTGGAATGATCATCCCATTGCCGCTGGTCCAGCCAGCCGCCTGGCGTGCGCCGTGTCCATGGTGGCCGCCGCCATAGTAGCCCGCCCCCATCTGCCCCAGCCCCAGCACAGGTGCCAGAGGCAGCAGGCTGCGCAGGTAGCCGCCATTCGGCTGCTGCACATACACCACCGGCTGCTGGGCGGCATACTTGGCCTGCGCGGCCATGTAGGCCTCGGCCAGCTTCACCTGCTGCTCACGTTTGGTCTTCTCAGCCTCCTTGCGCTCCTTCACATAGGCGTCCGCTTTGACCGCATCATACCCGAGCGAGTTCTTCATCGGTTCAGAAAGATCCGAAAAGAGCACCTTGGCCATCCCCTGGCTGTGCGTGAAGGAGACTCCGTCAGGATCACGCTTCAGGATCTTGCAGCCCACATACGTTTTCCCCTGCTGAGTTTCGATGGTGGTCGGCTCATAGGCAGAAGCAGCCAGTGCGAGCCCCAATTGAATCGTGACAATCAGAACTGAGAACGTTTTCATAATAGTTCTAGATTTGACGCCAAAACGCCCTCAATGCCAGCAGTTATTGCTTCGTTTATCCGAAGCAATCTGCCTAGTGGTGATGGTGCCCAAAGCCGAGCGAGCCAATGCCTACCCCCAAATGGATGCCGTGGCCCACATTCCACGACCCAAAAACGGAGGGTGTGCTGTAATAGCTGCCGTAGCCGTAGCTCGGGTAGCCGCTTCCGTAGTAGTAGCCCCCGTAGGGATAGCCGTAGCCGACCCCGTTGGAGTAATAGCCGGGAGAATACCCGCTGCCGTAGTAGCCATACCCATACGGATAGCCAAAGCGCGGATAGCCAGAGCCGCTGTACGCCCGCCCGCCCACGGCCGGTCCCGTGATGGGTGTGCCCACCCAGGACGGTGTCTGCCCGTTCGTGGCCGCCATCGGCTGTGTCACGCGGCT
This genomic window contains:
- the rpmB gene encoding 50S ribosomal protein L28 produces the protein MATICQITGVGVTRGHHIHRSGKAKKEGGIGRHITKRVKRVILPNLRSKRIFVPELNKYVEVKLTARALKTLDKNGAYVTLKKAGLI